A stretch of the Coprobacillus cateniformis genome encodes the following:
- a CDS encoding SanA/YdcF family protein translates to MNVIKKGFMMIGVVIVVAVVLIAGSNVYVYATTKKQVNASLEDADCILVLGAGVRNNKPTPMLNDRLEVAIQLYKDGKASKIIMSGDHGQEDYNEVGIMKTFAIENGVPSSAIFMDHAGFSTYESLYRAKEIFKAKKVIIVTQDYHLYRALYIGNQLGIEAVGVPANPRSYSGQTMRDLREVAARVKDVVACIYKPEPTYLGDAFPVSGNGDDTNDVAF, encoded by the coding sequence ATGAATGTGATAAAAAAAGGATTTATGATGATAGGTGTCGTTATTGTGGTGGCTGTTGTTTTGATTGCTGGTAGTAATGTTTATGTATATGCAACAACTAAAAAACAAGTCAATGCATCATTGGAAGATGCCGATTGTATATTGGTCCTAGGTGCAGGAGTGAGAAACAATAAACCCACACCTATGCTTAATGATAGACTTGAAGTAGCTATTCAATTATATAAAGATGGAAAAGCCTCAAAAATCATTATGTCTGGTGATCATGGTCAAGAAGATTATAATGAAGTTGGTATTATGAAAACATTTGCGATTGAAAATGGTGTTCCTTCTTCCGCTATTTTTATGGATCATGCTGGTTTTTCAACATATGAAAGCCTATACCGTGCCAAAGAAATTTTCAAAGCTAAAAAGGTGATTATTGTCACTCAGGACTACCACCTTTATCGTGCTTTATACATAGGTAATCAATTAGGGATTGAGGCTGTTGGTGTTCCTGCTAATCCTCGTTCATATTCTGGTCAAACAATGCGTGATTTAAGAGAAGTGGCAGCTCGCGTTAAAGATGTTGTCGCATGCATCTATAAACCAGAACCAACATATCTTGGTGATGCATTTCCTGTCAGTGGAAATGGTGATGACACCAATGATGTAGCATTTTAA
- a CDS encoding glycoside hydrolase family 1 protein, whose translation MSFPKGFYWGGATAANQLEGGWQEGGKGISCPDICTGGTATTSKRITPVLEEGTFYPSHDAIDHYHRFKEDIALFAEMGFKMYRFSIAWTRIFPNGDESEPNEAGLKFYEDLIDECLKYNIEPLVTISHYEVPFHLTKKWNSWTDRRMIDCYLNFCKAIFTRYKGKVKYWLTFNEINSATTAMGAFLGQGILNEIKPMDFMDQIDVPNNRFQGLHHQFLASALAVKMAHEIDPNYQVGCMQIMATSYGLTCQPSDQIENQQKNHIMNWFCSDVQCRGKYPNYMNRYFKENNITIHMEPGDDEILAAGPVDFYTCSYYMSNCQTADPEKQKAGKGNILGGVPNPYLKASDWGWQIDPEGLRYSLNEIWDRYELPIFVVENGLGAYDKIEEDGQVKDDYRIDYLRSHIEQMHEAVLDGVDLRGYTPWGCIDLVSASTGEMAKRYGFIFVERYDDGTGDFSRRRKESFYWYQKVIQTNGEDLG comes from the coding sequence ATGAGTTTTCCAAAAGGATTTTATTGGGGTGGAGCAACAGCTGCGAACCAATTAGAAGGTGGTTGGCAAGAAGGTGGTAAAGGTATCTCTTGTCCTGATATTTGTACAGGTGGTACTGCCACAACAAGCAAAAGAATTACGCCAGTTTTAGAAGAAGGAACATTTTATCCATCACATGATGCAATTGATCATTATCATAGATTTAAAGAAGATATTGCATTGTTTGCAGAAATGGGCTTTAAGATGTATCGTTTTTCTATTGCTTGGACAAGAATATTCCCAAATGGAGATGAATCTGAACCTAATGAAGCAGGATTAAAGTTCTATGAGGATTTAATAGATGAATGTTTAAAATATAATATTGAACCATTAGTGACAATTTCTCACTATGAAGTGCCTTTTCATTTAACAAAGAAATGGAATTCATGGACTGATCGCAGAATGATTGATTGTTATTTGAATTTCTGTAAAGCAATCTTTACAAGATACAAGGGGAAAGTGAAATATTGGTTAACTTTTAATGAAATCAATTCAGCGACAACTGCTATGGGAGCATTTTTAGGACAAGGAATTCTCAATGAAATTAAACCAATGGATTTTATGGATCAAATAGATGTTCCTAACAATCGTTTCCAAGGTTTACATCATCAGTTTTTAGCAAGTGCTTTGGCTGTGAAAATGGCTCATGAGATTGATCCAAATTATCAAGTTGGATGTATGCAAATTATGGCAACAAGTTATGGGTTAACATGTCAGCCATCAGATCAAATTGAAAATCAGCAAAAGAATCATATTATGAACTGGTTCTGTAGTGATGTTCAATGTCGTGGAAAATATCCAAACTATATGAATAGATATTTTAAAGAAAATAATATTACAATACATATGGAGCCAGGGGATGATGAAATCTTAGCAGCTGGGCCAGTTGATTTCTATACATGTTCTTACTATATGTCAAATTGTCAAACTGCTGATCCAGAAAAACAAAAGGCAGGAAAAGGAAATATTTTAGGTGGAGTTCCAAATCCATATTTAAAAGCAAGTGATTGGGGTTGGCAAATTGATCCAGAAGGTTTACGTTATTCATTAAATGAAATTTGGGATCGCTATGAATTACCAATCTTTGTTGTAGAAAATGGTTTAGGTGCTTATGATAAGATTGAAGAAGACGGCCAAGTCAAAGATGATTATCGTATTGATTATTTGAGAAGTCATATTGAACAAATGCATGAAGCTGTATTAGATGGTGTTGATTTAAGAGGATATACACCTTGGGGATGTATTGACTTAGTATCAGCTTCTACTGGTGAGATGGCAAAAAGATATGGATTTATCTTCGTAGAAAGATATGATGATGGAACTGGAGATTTTTCTAGAAGAAGAAAAGAGTCATTCTATTGGTATCAAAAAGTTATTCAAACAAATGGTGAAGATTTAGGATAG
- a CDS encoding HAD family hydrolase, which translates to MKKAVIFDMDGLMINSERVTFEGYQLVMRKLGLSISEDFYKQLLGKTLPTAYQIFYNEYGDDFPMEQVLNDVHQYMADLFDQEGVPLKKGLLELLIYLKENNYKTIVATSSTRKRVDHILGLADIIKYFDDSICGDEVTHGKPHPEVFLRACEKLGVNPSDAIVLEDSEAGIQAAYSGNIDVICIPDMKYPEQEFEKMTTKILDSLDQVIDFLTCS; encoded by the coding sequence ATGAAAAAAGCAGTAATATTTGATATGGATGGTTTAATGATAAATAGTGAGAGAGTCACTTTTGAAGGTTATCAATTGGTGATGAGGAAATTAGGTTTATCAATAAGTGAAGACTTTTATAAACAGTTATTAGGAAAGACGCTTCCAACGGCATATCAAATTTTTTATAATGAATATGGGGATGACTTTCCCATGGAGCAAGTCTTAAATGACGTTCATCAATATATGGCTGACTTGTTTGATCAGGAAGGTGTCCCATTAAAAAAAGGATTATTAGAACTTTTGATATATTTGAAAGAAAATAACTATAAGACTATAGTGGCAACATCGAGTACTCGTAAAAGAGTTGATCATATTTTAGGCTTGGCAGATATCATCAAGTATTTTGATGATTCTATCTGTGGTGATGAGGTGACTCATGGAAAACCTCATCCTGAGGTATTTTTGCGTGCTTGTGAGAAATTAGGAGTGAATCCTAGTGATGCTATTGTTTTAGAAGATAGTGAAGCAGGAATTCAAGCAGCATATAGTGGAAATATTGATGTCATTTGTATACCAGATATGAAATACCCTGAACAAGAATTTGAGAAAATGACAACAAAGATTCTCGATTCTTTAGATCAAGTGATAGATTTCTTAACATGTTCTTAA
- a CDS encoding IS110 family transposase codes for MNTLFVGIDVSTKNNQVCAVNFNQDVFFNLSFPNNPDGCDLLITSVLAFVDKEKFDSIIIVTESTSIYDYHICAYLSSQLSIVGTSVIIYSVNAKSIANYKKSYIEMEKTDLGDAFLIADFARVGRCKKLRPFKAAQHIALKRLTRERYHLAEQLIREKNYVLNNIYLKVSGLMTLPHKDLPFSDNFSASNTKFLTDYASPFDLAEKPLDEIIEYFKSASQNRCDDYGKIASLFDKAIRSSYRLDKTAYDPITISITASINLIQCIESQIKMVDKAIEKEMKGLYPNGYQSLMSITGIGPVFAAGILSEIGDISYFKSDASLAKYAGFHWKKNDSGNFIADEKHSANSCNKYLKYYITQSTQMSVMHGFDYTTSFYRKKYNEASTHKHRRALVLTSRKLVRLIYVLLRDSKLYVSVSHDTVIE; via the coding sequence ATGAACACTCTCTTTGTAGGTATTGATGTTTCAACCAAAAATAATCAAGTCTGTGCTGTTAACTTTAATCAGGATGTTTTCTTTAATCTCTCTTTTCCAAATAACCCTGATGGATGTGATCTTCTCATTACATCTGTCTTGGCTTTTGTTGATAAAGAAAAGTTCGATTCCATCATCATCGTTACTGAATCAACTTCTATATATGACTATCATATTTGTGCTTATCTTTCATCTCAGCTTTCGATTGTCGGCACTTCTGTCATCATATATTCTGTTAATGCCAAATCCATTGCCAATTATAAGAAGTCTTATATTGAAATGGAAAAAACTGATCTGGGTGATGCTTTTTTGATTGCAGATTTTGCTCGTGTTGGTCGCTGTAAAAAGCTTCGTCCCTTTAAAGCTGCTCAACATATCGCTCTTAAACGTCTCACTCGTGAACGTTATCATTTAGCTGAGCAGCTTATTAGAGAAAAGAATTACGTTCTCAACAATATCTATTTAAAGGTTTCTGGTCTTATGACCCTTCCTCATAAGGATTTGCCTTTCAGTGATAATTTTTCTGCTTCCAACACGAAATTTTTAACTGATTATGCTTCCCCTTTTGATTTGGCTGAAAAACCTTTGGATGAAATCATTGAATATTTCAAATCTGCTTCTCAAAACAGATGTGATGATTATGGTAAAATTGCTTCTCTTTTTGATAAAGCGATTCGTTCTTCCTATAGACTTGATAAAACTGCATATGACCCTATAACTATCTCAATTACTGCTTCTATCAACCTGATTCAATGCATTGAATCTCAAATCAAGATGGTTGATAAGGCCATTGAGAAGGAAATGAAAGGTCTTTATCCTAACGGATATCAATCTCTGATGTCTATAACAGGTATCGGACCTGTCTTTGCAGCAGGTATACTTTCTGAAATTGGTGATATTTCCTATTTCAAAAGTGATGCTTCATTGGCTAAATATGCCGGTTTCCATTGGAAGAAGAATGACTCGGGCAATTTTATTGCTGATGAAAAACATTCAGCGAATTCATGTAATAAATATTTAAAATATTACATAACTCAATCCACACAGATGTCAGTGATGCATGGCTTTGATTATACGACTTCTTTTTATCGTAAGAAGTATAACGAAGCCTCTACACACAAGCATCGTAGAGCACTCGTCCTTACATCAAGAAAACTAGTTCGTTTAATTTATGTCTTGCTACGTGACAGTAAATTATACGTTTCTGTGTCTCATGACACAGTCATTGAGTAA
- a CDS encoding GNAT family N-acetyltransferase has protein sequence MVQEAKEEDLKDIYSLICELEQEQINQEHFRDVYNQGLKSPHVKFYVYFYEKKIIGFISLYIHQYLHHHGATGEIVELVVMPEYRGLRVGDRLLRHVEKIAKEKGLVELEISTSTYRKKAHHFYEAHGYLKNHYNFTKEL, from the coding sequence ATGGTTCAAGAAGCAAAGGAAGAAGATTTAAAAGATATTTATTCATTAATATGTGAGTTAGAACAAGAACAAATCAATCAAGAACATTTTAGAGATGTCTATAATCAGGGCTTAAAAAGTCCACATGTTAAGTTTTATGTTTATTTTTATGAAAAAAAGATTATTGGATTTATAAGTTTATATATTCATCAATATTTACACCATCATGGTGCTACAGGTGAGATTGTAGAATTGGTGGTTATGCCAGAATATCGAGGTCTACGTGTTGGAGATCGTTTGCTTAGACATGTTGAAAAAATTGCCAAAGAAAAAGGTTTGGTTGAGTTAGAAATTTCAACATCAACATATAGAAAAAAAGCCCATCACTTCTATGAAGCACATGGGTATTTAAAAAATCATTATAATTTTACGAAAGAACTTTAA
- a CDS encoding CapA family protein produces MRKRIIYIVAVMFLTGCQTAEAPQQDITPQTQTVHCTFVGDLLYEQPYYDWIEKDSQDKGYYDLVKPFFQKDDLSIANLETPIGGTELKISGVGYSFNASREIGEQVASLGLEVVSTANNHANDRGNKGIDNTLKFLKEKDIISVGTYENQDDRNKGRYQTINGIRFGYVSYTYATNQIVQDKNRSKVGLFNRPSDRKFTSEYKTILKKEVEETRKNCDVLIAMMHWGTEFTYDINNQQKELSKYLSDLGVDIIIGNHPHCSQTMEWINNNRTLCMYSLGNFVSADHIVDRTHQEFKNAYNVSMMVTLDVVEQNNQISIRNIDYIPIINYYDRQLKNFKLIPYDQYSEELEKSHYHYKNGFTKKWIQKTYQKLIPNSLENHELNK; encoded by the coding sequence ATGAGAAAGAGAATTATTTACATAGTTGCAGTTATGTTTCTAACAGGATGTCAAACAGCAGAAGCTCCACAACAAGATATTACACCACAAACACAAACAGTACATTGTACTTTTGTAGGTGATTTATTATATGAACAACCATATTATGATTGGATTGAGAAAGATTCACAGGATAAGGGTTATTACGATCTTGTAAAACCATTTTTTCAAAAAGATGATTTATCAATTGCTAACTTAGAAACTCCTATTGGTGGAACTGAATTAAAAATATCTGGTGTTGGTTATTCGTTTAATGCATCTCGTGAAATCGGTGAGCAAGTTGCGTCTCTAGGCTTAGAAGTCGTCTCTACTGCGAATAATCATGCAAATGATCGTGGTAACAAAGGAATTGATAATACATTAAAGTTTCTCAAAGAAAAAGATATTATATCTGTAGGAACTTATGAAAACCAAGATGATCGTAATAAGGGACGTTATCAAACGATTAATGGCATTCGTTTTGGTTATGTTTCTTATACATATGCAACAAATCAGATTGTACAAGATAAGAATCGTTCAAAAGTTGGATTATTCAATCGACCAAGCGATAGAAAATTCACATCTGAATATAAAACAATTCTCAAAAAAGAAGTAGAAGAAACACGTAAAAATTGTGATGTCCTTATTGCAATGATGCATTGGGGAACAGAATTTACATATGATATAAATAATCAACAAAAAGAACTTTCTAAGTATTTAAGTGATTTGGGTGTAGATATTATTATTGGAAATCATCCACATTGCTCACAAACAATGGAATGGATTAATAACAATCGAACACTCTGTATGTATTCATTGGGAAATTTTGTATCAGCTGATCATATTGTTGATCGTACTCATCAAGAATTTAAGAATGCTTATAATGTCTCAATGATGGTAACACTTGATGTAGTAGAACAGAATAATCAAATATCTATTCGAAATATTGACTACATACCTATCATTAACTACTATGATAGACAGCTAAAAAACTTTAAACTTATACCTTATGACCAATATTCAGAAGAACTTGAAAAATCACACTATCACTATAAAAATGGATTCACAAAGAAGTGGATTCAAAAAACATATCAAAAACTTATCCCTAATTCACTTGAAAATCATGAATTAAATAAATAG
- the prfA gene encoding peptide chain release factor 1, translating into MNNMIERLETIARRYEELNEILMDPSIASDIHKMTEASKEQASLETAYQLYQEYKKVLSGIEEAKELMKENDPEIKEMAELELSELEEKKPHLEEKLHLELIPKDPNDNKNVIVEVRGAAGGDEGNIFAGDLYRMYVKYAESQGWKVEVMETQESEAGGFSLVSFMVKGEGVYSKLKFESGSHRVQRVPKTETQGRVHTSTATVLVMPEAEEVDVEINPGDLRIDTYRASGAGGQHINKTDSAVRITHLPTGIVASSQDGRSQHDNKDKAMRALRARVYEMVQREQEEALGSERRSKIGSGDRSEKIRTYNYPQNRVTDHRIGLTIQQLDRIMEGKLDDVIDALINEDQRLKLLGEEE; encoded by the coding sequence ATGAATAATATGATAGAAAGATTGGAAACAATCGCAAGAAGATATGAAGAATTAAATGAAATCTTAATGGATCCAAGCATTGCTAGTGATATTCATAAGATGACAGAAGCTTCAAAAGAACAAGCATCACTTGAAACTGCATATCAATTGTATCAAGAATATAAGAAAGTTTTAAGTGGTATTGAAGAAGCAAAAGAATTAATGAAAGAAAATGATCCTGAAATTAAAGAAATGGCAGAATTAGAATTAAGTGAATTGGAAGAAAAGAAACCTCATTTAGAAGAAAAGCTTCACTTAGAATTAATTCCTAAGGATCCAAATGATAATAAGAATGTTATTGTGGAAGTGCGTGGTGCTGCTGGTGGAGATGAAGGAAATATATTTGCTGGTGATTTATATAGAATGTATGTCAAGTATGCAGAATCACAAGGATGGAAGGTTGAAGTCATGGAGACACAAGAATCTGAAGCAGGAGGGTTTTCTTTAGTTTCATTCATGGTGAAAGGTGAAGGTGTTTATTCTAAACTAAAGTTTGAATCTGGTTCACATCGTGTTCAACGTGTTCCCAAGACAGAAACACAGGGACGAGTTCATACATCTACTGCGACAGTCCTTGTTATGCCTGAAGCAGAAGAGGTTGATGTAGAGATTAATCCAGGTGATCTCAGAATTGATACATATCGAGCATCTGGAGCTGGAGGACAACATATTAATAAAACGGATTCAGCAGTCCGTATTACCCATTTACCAACTGGAATTGTTGCATCAAGTCAGGATGGTCGTAGTCAACATGACAATAAAGATAAAGCAATGCGTGCTCTTCGTGCAAGAGTTTATGAAATGGTTCAACGTGAACAGGAAGAAGCATTAGGAAGTGAGCGTCGTAGTAAAATCGGTAGTGGAGATAGAAGTGAGAAAATTAGAACTTATAATTATCCACAAAATCGTGTGACTGATCATCGTATTGGTTTAACAATTCAACAATTAGACCGTATTATGGAAGGTAAGTTAGATGATGTGATCGATGCATTAATTAATGAGGATCAACGATTGAAATTACTTGGAGAAGAAGAGTAA
- a CDS encoding radical SAM/SPASM domain-containing protein, whose amino-acid sequence MNLLIKPASSLCQMDCRYCFYKDVANHRKEYEVKMMQRETVDVLIEKACSFAGENGFITFGFQGGEPTLAGIEFFEYFCQKVINTKLSSQKIQYLIQTNALKLHQQWCDLFIRYKFLVGVSLDGYKENHDSLRTIDNHASFSLVMKSINLLKKNKIDFNILTVLTNQLAKHPQKLYHLYKKQNFEYVQFIPCLNDLNYLNQYALDSHLFSNFYKKLFKLWMKDYYSHKYIHITLFEDILALLQKQPPMTCGFIGQCQPNFIIEANGSVYPCDFYALDEYQLGNIKELDFKEMSKNKLFSDFSRIENSIPSLCEKCKFSQICHGGCKRMRSVYIQENYCGYQDLLEDLLPEFYKLLYNH is encoded by the coding sequence GTGAATCTATTAATTAAACCAGCTTCATCTTTATGTCAAATGGATTGTAGGTATTGTTTTTATAAAGATGTTGCCAATCATAGAAAAGAATATGAAGTTAAAATGATGCAAAGAGAGACTGTTGATGTATTGATAGAAAAAGCCTGCTCATTTGCTGGTGAAAATGGATTCATTACTTTTGGATTTCAAGGAGGAGAACCAACTTTAGCAGGAATTGAATTCTTTGAATATTTTTGTCAGAAAGTGATAAATACGAAATTATCATCACAAAAAATACAATATCTTATACAAACAAATGCTTTAAAGCTTCATCAGCAATGGTGTGATTTATTTATTAGATATAAATTCTTAGTTGGTGTATCGTTAGATGGCTATAAAGAAAATCATGATTCTTTAAGAACAATAGATAATCATGCCTCTTTTTCTCTTGTTATGAAATCAATTAATTTATTAAAAAAGAATAAAATTGATTTTAATATATTAACAGTTCTTACCAATCAGCTTGCTAAACACCCACAGAAATTATATCATTTATATAAAAAACAAAATTTTGAATATGTTCAATTTATACCTTGTCTCAATGATTTGAATTATTTAAATCAATATGCATTAGATAGTCATTTGTTTTCAAATTTTTATAAAAAGCTCTTTAAATTGTGGATGAAAGATTATTACTCTCATAAATATATTCATATCACACTATTTGAAGATATATTGGCATTACTACAAAAACAACCACCAATGACATGTGGATTTATAGGTCAATGTCAACCTAACTTTATTATTGAAGCCAATGGTTCAGTCTATCCATGTGACTTTTATGCATTAGATGAATATCAATTAGGAAATATAAAGGAATTAGATTTTAAAGAAATGTCAAAAAATAAACTCTTTTCAGATTTTTCTAGAATAGAGAATTCAATTCCTTCATTATGTGAAAAGTGTAAATTTTCTCAAATTTGTCATGGTGGATGTAAAAGAATGAGAAGTGTTTATATACAAGAAAACTATTGTGGATATCAAGACTTACTTGAAGATTTACTTCCTGAATTTTATAAATTATTATATAATCACTAA
- a CDS encoding sulfatase, producing MKAIMVMFDTLTRNYLSTYGNDWCHTPNFKRLEEKCCVMDRFYGGSMPCMPARREIHTGKYNFLHRSWGPLEPFDFSVIEALGKAGIYTHLCTDHSHYFEDGGCTYHNRYASWEGFRGQEGDRWKPRLNVPDIETSKYGKKGISLTQHIANKSAQQKEQDMSSVKTFIAGLEFIEEHRQNDNWFLTIESFDPHEPFYVPDKYRKMYDLPQEINLNWPAYMPVDDDLDIVALRKEYASLMTMCDVYLGKVLDMMDKYNMWDDTMLIVNTDHGFLLGEHNYLGKNFWPMHQEVIHTPFYIHVPHQSVGRRQALCQTIDIAPTLLDYFEIDIPENMEGKSLLPVVTDDKCIHDYALFGIHGGHVNITDGEYVFMKASCNEANQPYVECTLMPTQMRGFFQNEVLQTMKLEKGNKMSQGVPYLKMKGKTYLKSDLFGDLLFDVRDTEVQIEDKKIRNRLQNAMIHMMKSIDAPDEEYERLGLEKN from the coding sequence ATGAAAGCAATTATGGTTATGTTTGATACATTAACGAGAAACTATCTTTCAACTTATGGAAATGATTGGTGCCATACACCAAATTTTAAAAGACTGGAAGAAAAATGTTGTGTCATGGATCGATTCTATGGAGGAAGTATGCCATGTATGCCAGCAAGACGAGAAATTCACACTGGAAAATATAATTTTTTACATAGAAGTTGGGGGCCATTAGAGCCGTTTGATTTTTCAGTGATTGAAGCATTAGGGAAGGCTGGAATTTATACACATCTTTGTACAGATCATTCACATTATTTTGAGGATGGAGGTTGTACTTATCATAATAGATATGCTTCTTGGGAAGGATTTAGAGGACAGGAAGGAGATCGCTGGAAACCACGTCTCAATGTTCCAGATATAGAAACATCAAAATATGGTAAAAAAGGAATATCATTGACTCAACATATAGCAAATAAATCTGCTCAGCAAAAAGAACAAGATATGTCATCAGTCAAAACATTTATAGCTGGATTAGAGTTTATTGAAGAACATAGACAAAATGATAATTGGTTTTTAACAATTGAATCATTTGATCCACATGAGCCTTTTTATGTTCCTGACAAATATCGTAAAATGTATGACCTTCCTCAAGAAATCAATTTAAATTGGCCTGCCTATATGCCAGTTGATGATGATTTGGATATCGTTGCATTAAGAAAGGAGTATGCCTCTTTAATGACAATGTGTGATGTTTATCTTGGAAAAGTTCTGGATATGATGGATAAGTACAATATGTGGGATGATACAATGCTGATTGTGAACACGGATCATGGATTCTTACTAGGAGAACATAATTACTTAGGAAAGAATTTCTGGCCAATGCATCAAGAAGTTATTCATACACCTTTTTATATACATGTTCCTCATCAATCTGTTGGGAGAAGACAAGCTCTGTGTCAAACTATTGATATTGCTCCAACATTACTTGATTATTTTGAGATCGACATACCAGAAAATATGGAGGGAAAATCTTTATTGCCAGTTGTTACAGATGATAAATGTATTCATGACTATGCCTTATTTGGTATTCATGGTGGCCATGTCAATATTACTGATGGTGAATATGTATTCATGAAAGCCAGTTGTAATGAAGCGAATCAACCATATGTAGAATGTACATTAATGCCAACTCAGATGCGTGGCTTTTTCCAAAATGAAGTTTTACAAACAATGAAATTAGAAAAAGGTAACAAAATGAGTCAAGGAGTTCCTTATTTGAAAATGAAAGGAAAGACTTATTTAAAATCAGATTTATTTGGTGATCTTTTGTTTGATGTAAGAGATACTGAAGTTCAAATTGAGGATAAGAAAATTCGAAATAGGTTACAGAATGCCATGATTCATATGATGAAATCTATTGATGCACCAGATGAGGAATATGAACGCCTAGGATTAGAGAAAAACTAA
- a CDS encoding GNAT family N-acetyltransferase: MILETERLYLRYLEEADALRMSEYRSKPEVAQYQSWTSYSQDDAKRRIQQCQLIKTMNQPKTDYHLSFVLKEENKMIGDLFVEVVNRKIFVLGYTLDSAYWSQGYATEIVTAFCDYMKNEQKFKKVLCYVYNDNVRSKKLLRRLHFVKFDESYYYDDEGYMKKL; the protein is encoded by the coding sequence ATGATACTAGAAACAGAAAGATTATATTTAAGATATTTAGAAGAAGCAGATGCATTGCGTATGAGTGAATATCGAAGTAAGCCTGAAGTGGCACAATATCAATCCTGGACTAGTTATTCACAAGATGATGCCAAACGTCGTATTCAACAATGTCAGTTAATAAAAACTATGAATCAACCAAAAACAGATTATCATTTATCATTTGTATTGAAAGAAGAAAATAAAATGATAGGTGATTTATTTGTAGAAGTTGTGAATAGAAAAATTTTTGTATTGGGATATACACTTGATAGTGCTTATTGGTCACAAGGATATGCAACAGAAATTGTCACAGCATTTTGTGATTATATGAAAAATGAACAGAAATTTAAAAAAGTACTTTGTTATGTTTATAATGATAATGTTCGTTCAAAAAAATTATTACGCAGACTTCATTTTGTTAAATTTGATGAATCATATTATTATGATGATGAAGGTTATATGAAGAAATTATGA
- the prmC gene encoding peptide chain release factor N(5)-glutamine methyltransferase: MTIRELLRESETMLDDTNKDCNVAKVLFYHLANKEPHQLYLMMDEEVEDELYQAFQAGIKRYMDGEPIQYIKGKETFFSRDFIVNEDVLIPRYETEELVENILYKIDDYFEDYESIDLCDVGTGSGAIAISLALEESKLNVVATDISKEALEVARLNAQELGANIEFYQGDMLEPLIDREMKVDIFVSNPPYIPVEQDIESVVKDNEPHVALFGGNDGLYFYRKIFSKVQSVIKDRALLAFEMGFDQRELMCQAVEHYFPNIPYEIIKDINGKDRMLFIYYHLN; encoded by the coding sequence ATGACGATAAGAGAATTGCTTCGAGAAAGTGAAACTATGCTGGATGATACAAATAAAGATTGTAATGTTGCTAAGGTATTATTTTATCATTTGGCAAATAAAGAACCCCATCAATTGTACCTAATGATGGATGAAGAAGTTGAAGATGAATTATATCAAGCTTTTCAGGCTGGTATAAAGAGATATATGGATGGAGAACCTATTCAATATATTAAAGGAAAAGAAACATTTTTTTCAAGAGATTTTATTGTCAATGAAGATGTCTTAATTCCACGTTATGAAACTGAAGAATTGGTAGAGAATATTCTTTATAAGATAGATGATTATTTTGAAGATTATGAATCTATTGATTTATGTGATGTTGGAACCGGTTCGGGTGCTATTGCGATTTCTTTAGCGTTGGAAGAAAGTAAACTCAATGTCGTTGCAACTGATATTAGTAAAGAAGCTTTAGAGGTTGCCCGTTTGAATGCACAGGAATTAGGGGCAAATATTGAATTTTATCAAGGAGATATGTTAGAACCATTGATAGATAGAGAAATGAAAGTGGACATATTTGTATCTAATCCACCATATATTCCAGTAGAGCAAGATATTGAGAGTGTTGTGAAAGATAATGAACCACATGTTGCCTTATTTGGAGGTAATGATGGTTTATACTTCTATAGAAAAATCTTCTCAAAAGTTCAAAGTGTTATCAAGGATCGTGCTCTATTAGCATTTGAGATGGGCTTTGATCAACGAGAATTAATGTGTCAAGCTGTTGAGCATTATTTTCCAAATATTCCCTATGAGATTATTAAAGATATCAATGGAAAAGATCGCATGTTATTTATATACTATCACTTAAATTAA